A part of Paraliobacillus zengyii genomic DNA contains:
- a CDS encoding tyrosine-type recombinase/integrase: protein MQDDTINCKKISPKSLFKFLTTRKEAFRDEKLSPHKLRHTFATEYAKKNSVYDLMRQLGHSSTDTSALYIITTEEHAWNAIDRLDR from the coding sequence TTGCAGGATGACACAATCAATTGTAAGAAGATTTCCCCTAAATCACTGTTTAAGTTTCTAACTACGCGTAAAGAGGCGTTTCGTGATGAAAAATTATCTCCACATAAATTAAGACATACTTTTGCGACAGAGTATGCGAAGAAAAATTCAGTATATGATTTAATGAGGCAACTTGGACATAGTTCAACTGACACATCCGCACTTTATATTATTACAACTGAGGAGCATGCGTGGAATGCTATAGATAGATTAGATAGGTAA
- a CDS encoding leucine-rich repeat protein: MQKWGKGKKNSSYFDENGNEFTGSTFIIDKNDTYTVYAKDNAGNTNIKTILIDSIDNVAPSIPTNLISTTKTESSITIKWDSNSQDDDLTNYLIFRDNELIKKSAENEYTDTGLSENTTYNYIIKAEDDVGNISNASNELSEVTKSSYDISSPTIPSNVETSSILETSITLSWKPSTDDVGVVEYEIYRDGKNISSSPTTTFIDTSLKGSTTYIYTIKAVDEASNKSEYSKELSVTTSDPIDKEAPSIPLNLAWSSKSDASVTLSWDSSTDNVEVTNYRIFRDGLEIGSTKNTTYQDENLGMGKSYIYTIKAVDAEGNLSNFSNSVSVTTSVFFYYSLNEDGTISITGYTGDEGNVIIPSEIEGKTVTTIGTNAFSSNDVITNIYIPEKITSIGDNAFRYMENLIEIEVDSNNINYTSEKGVLFDKTMKLLIQYPAGNSATEYDIPDGIEEIDSYAFIISSNLVKVSMPSSIITIGEWAFGHAVNLSDLTIPDSVVTIESFAFYNCNNITSLIVPNNVKYIGGRAFSECDNLHSLSITGYETYISGYIAEDSNKLTKVTLGDDNNKKNQMVIDDFAFSNLSNLKNATFKNGVSTIGNRAFSYTGIETLVIDNDSVVIKEFAFSGANLTELSLNVSNIERFAFSDCNILISADIKTQNIGEYAFFDLENLESLDIEATNIDRYAFASLPNLTSLNLQAGDIGEWAFSQLPNLTSLNLQVTDIGDWAFGYCENLESIVIQAENIGNYAFAQCSNLSSIILGENVKTIGEGAFLGTNISSIRIPDSVVSIGAIAFVECSNLVSIYFGKNRPTMTPNTFAGTPYNLMTYYSSLEDNDPPLKPAETHVADPVDTSTGAHFLDIDLLNIKGAQDLSFKLNYNSSHLTIGTMGRGWNNNFEIRIDEQYDNSIFVYWSPSIYTRFTKNEKGIFTSDSLGKQNYELSQNSDGSYKLNNPYDKNYSFNTNGQLTKIKDHAGKELLITHNSEDSFTVTEPVSNKTFTIRYNSLGLIDSVTDSSGREVTFEYDVIKCLTSITDADGKVTEFTYDKNGRVLTGTNNEEITYFTNTYDNRGRVSSQDDAIEENKLTYFDYNTSDTGETTVTITDRNDHVRNNVFNSLQQLISTTDNNGNTKGYSYDSNGNIMEEIDALSNNSSFTYDNNNLLTEKIDPVGFKTVYTYDNNGNLLSESSSDGSKITYTYNSSNLVSSKIDLHGNKTTYDYDKNGLLFEKNVGTRKYQYTYEDGLLKTETNPDGGVTTYIYDKASRVISSIDEYGNKTSFSYNANGDQLSKTDPLGNKTTYTYDSNGNILTETDAKGNVTTYNYNGNGKVISVKDPKSNITSYKYDGEDRIIQALDPKGNATIKTYDPVGQMVSEKDTNGDKTSYKYDNVGNLLTITLPGGGSTSYTYYPNGKIKTETDAVGNLTTYDYNSSWLLSKTTNAQGKASVYKYSIAGDLLSITDPLENTTSYTYDEYGNNLTQSDPNGNIITFTYDINNNRASQTDELGNKTSYSYDMMDRLLSTTDAKGNTISYSYDAVGKLTSTTDPLGNTVAIEYDPNGNPVQITDTLGNLVSQTKYDSTDLVTSVSNALGNKIHKVYDSLGNVIEVSNPKGNITTLDYTSSGQLMSSTNAQNAVSSYEYDPDGNVTAINGPSDSSTEYSYDTAGRLVTETTTSSGVITYEYNSLNLLEKMTNARGQIRDYSYDTAGRIKSYTDAKGVTNFTYDKNGNILTETDDQGTITREYDLHNRVTKYTDVFGNVIQYVYDEVGNLSSLIYPDGKTVQYV, translated from the coding sequence TTGCAAAAATGGGGGAAAGGGAAGAAAAATTCAAGTTATTTTGATGAAAATGGAAATGAATTTACTGGTTCAACCTTTATAATAGATAAAAATGATACTTATACAGTATATGCAAAAGATAATGCAGGGAATACAAATATAAAAACTATTTTAATAGATAGTATAGATAATGTTGCACCATCGATACCTACAAATTTAATTTCTACTACGAAAACAGAAAGCTCCATAACTATTAAATGGGATTCTAATAGCCAAGACGATGATTTAACTAACTACCTGATTTTTCGAGATAACGAATTAATAAAAAAATCAGCAGAAAATGAATATACTGATACAGGACTTTCAGAAAATACAACCTATAATTATATTATTAAAGCGGAAGACGATGTTGGAAATATATCAAATGCAAGTAATGAACTTTCTGAAGTCACAAAAAGTTCATATGATATTTCTTCACCAACAATCCCTAGTAATGTTGAAACTAGCTCAATATTAGAAACATCTATAACGCTTTCCTGGAAACCTTCAACAGATGATGTAGGAGTTGTGGAATATGAAATCTACCGTGATGGCAAAAATATAAGTAGCAGTCCTACCACTACTTTTATAGACACATCTTTGAAAGGATCTACTACTTATATTTATACAATTAAAGCTGTAGATGAAGCTAGTAATAAATCAGAATACTCTAAGGAATTGTCCGTTACAACATCTGATCCAATTGATAAAGAGGCTCCCTCAATTCCTTTAAACCTTGCTTGGTCATCTAAAAGTGATGCCTCTGTAACTCTTTCTTGGGATTCTTCAACTGATAATGTTGAAGTTACTAATTACAGAATTTTTCGTGATGGATTAGAAATTGGATCTACGAAAAATACTACTTATCAAGATGAGAATCTTGGCATGGGAAAAAGCTATATCTATACGATAAAGGCTGTAGACGCAGAAGGAAATCTTTCTAATTTTAGTAACTCTGTTAGTGTAACTACTTCAGTATTCTTTTATTATTCTTTAAACGAGGACGGAACAATTTCAATTACTGGATATACAGGAGATGAAGGTAATGTCATTATTCCGTCTGAAATTGAAGGAAAGACGGTAACTACTATCGGTACTAACGCATTCTCTTCTAACGATGTTATAACAAACATATATATTCCAGAAAAAATTACATCTATAGGTGATAATGCATTTAGATATATGGAAAACCTTATTGAAATTGAGGTTGATAGCAATAACATAAATTACACTAGTGAAAAAGGTGTATTATTCGATAAGACTATGAAATTATTAATTCAGTATCCTGCAGGTAACTCGGCAACAGAATATGATATACCAGATGGAATAGAAGAAATAGATTCCTATGCGTTTATAATTAGTTCAAATTTAGTTAAAGTAAGTATGCCAAGTAGTATTATTACAATTGGTGAATGGGCATTTGGACATGCTGTTAATCTTTCAGACTTAACAATCCCGGATAGTGTTGTAACAATAGAATCTTTTGCCTTTTATAATTGTAATAATATCACAAGTTTAATAGTACCGAATAATGTAAAATATATAGGAGGAAGGGCATTTTCAGAATGCGACAATTTACATAGTTTGTCAATTACAGGATACGAAACTTATATTTCTGGATATATAGCTGAAGATTCAAATAAGCTCACAAAAGTTACATTAGGTGATGATAACAATAAGAAAAATCAAATGGTAATAGATGACTTTGCGTTTAGTAATCTTAGTAATTTAAAAAATGCAACATTTAAAAATGGTGTTTCAACTATTGGAAATAGAGCTTTTTCCTATACTGGTATCGAAACCTTAGTTATTGATAATGATAGTGTAGTAATTAAAGAATTTGCCTTTAGCGGTGCTAACCTAACTGAGCTAAGTTTAAATGTAAGTAACATTGAAAGATTTGCTTTTTCAGATTGTAACATTTTAATAAGTGCAGATATAAAGACACAAAATATAGGAGAGTATGCTTTCTTTGATCTCGAAAATCTAGAATCACTAGACATTGAAGCAACTAACATTGATAGATATGCATTCGCTTCTCTTCCTAATTTAACTAGTCTCAACCTTCAAGCAGGGGATATAGGTGAATGGGCTTTCAGTCAGCTCCCTAATTTGACTAGTCTCAATCTTCAAGTAACAGATATAGGGGACTGGGCATTTGGGTATTGCGAAAATCTAGAAAGCATTGTAATTCAAGCAGAGAATATAGGAAACTATGCTTTTGCACAATGTTCTAATTTGTCTTCAATTATTCTAGGTGAGAACGTTAAGACCATTGGGGAGGGTGCTTTTCTCGGAACGAACATAAGTAGTATTAGGATTCCTGATAGTGTCGTAAGTATAGGTGCAATTGCATTTGTTGAATGTTCTAACTTAGTGAGTATTTATTTCGGAAAGAATCGACCAACTATGACTCCTAACACATTTGCGGGCACTCCTTATAATTTAATGACTTATTATAGTTCTTTAGAAGATAATGATCCACCGTTAAAACCGGCAGAAACGCATGTAGCAGATCCGGTTGATACATCAACTGGTGCGCATTTTCTTGACATAGATTTACTAAATATTAAAGGAGCACAAGATTTATCTTTTAAATTAAACTATAATTCCTCACATTTAACTATTGGAACGATGGGTAGAGGATGGAACAATAACTTTGAGATACGAATTGATGAACAGTATGATAATTCAATTTTTGTCTATTGGTCACCTTCTATTTACACTAGATTCACCAAGAATGAGAAAGGTATTTTTACTTCAGATTCACTTGGCAAACAAAACTATGAACTTTCTCAAAATAGTGATGGAAGTTATAAACTTAATAATCCTTATGACAAAAATTACTCATTTAACACCAATGGTCAATTAACAAAAATAAAAGATCACGCTGGCAAGGAGCTGCTTATTACTCATAACTCTGAGGACAGTTTTACGGTTACCGAACCAGTTTCTAACAAAACATTTACGATTAGGTATAATTCTCTTGGTCTTATTGATAGCGTTACTGATTCATCAGGTAGAGAGGTAACATTCGAATATGATGTTATAAAATGTCTGACTTCTATTACAGACGCTGATGGTAAAGTAACAGAATTTACTTATGACAAAAATGGACGCGTTCTTACTGGAACTAATAATGAAGAGATAACATATTTCACTAATACTTATGATAATAGAGGAAGGGTTTCATCCCAAGATGATGCGATTGAAGAAAATAAGCTTACCTATTTTGATTATAATACATCAGATACAGGAGAAACTACAGTTACAATTACGGATCGTAACGACCATGTCCGAAACAATGTTTTTAATAGTTTGCAGCAACTTATTTCGACTACAGATAATAATGGTAATACTAAAGGTTACTCTTATGACTCTAACGGTAATATCATGGAAGAGATTGATGCACTTAGTAACAATTCTTCTTTTACCTATGATAATAATAATTTACTTACGGAGAAAATTGATCCTGTAGGATTTAAGACAGTGTACACTTATGACAATAATGGAAATCTATTAAGTGAATCATCATCCGATGGTAGTAAAATAACTTACACGTATAATTCTAGCAATCTCGTTTCCAGCAAAATTGACCTGCATGGAAATAAGACAACTTATGACTATGACAAAAATGGTCTTTTATTCGAGAAGAATGTTGGAACGAGAAAGTATCAATATACTTATGAAGATGGGCTACTAAAAACAGAAACAAATCCTGATGGTGGGGTTACTACTTATATCTATGACAAAGCATCCAGAGTAATCTCGAGCATAGATGAATATGGAAACAAGACTTCTTTTTCGTATAATGCTAATGGAGATCAACTATCAAAAACTGATCCTTTAGGAAACAAAACTACTTATACTTATGATAGTAACGGAAACATCCTAACAGAAACAGATGCTAAAGGAAATGTAACAACTTATAATTATAATGGGAATGGAAAAGTAATTTCAGTAAAAGACCCTAAATCCAATATCACTTCATACAAGTATGACGGTGAAGATAGAATTATTCAGGCTTTGGATCCTAAAGGAAATGCTACAATTAAAACTTATGATCCTGTTGGACAGATGGTTAGTGAAAAGGATACTAATGGCGATAAGACTTCTTACAAGTATGATAATGTAGGTAATTTACTTACAATAACTTTGCCAGGGGGCGGTAGTACATCTTATACCTATTATCCGAATGGGAAGATAAAAACAGAAACAGATGCTGTTGGTAACTTAACAACCTATGATTATAATTCTAGTTGGCTACTTAGTAAGACTACCAACGCACAAGGGAAAGCTTCAGTATATAAATATAGTATTGCCGGTGACTTGTTAAGTATCACGGATCCTCTTGAAAATACAACTTCCTATACGTACGATGAATATGGGAATAATCTTACTCAGAGCGACCCTAATGGGAACATTATAACTTTCACTTATGACATAAATAATAATAGAGCGAGTCAAACTGATGAGCTTGGTAATAAGACGTCCTATTCTTATGATATGATGGACAGATTGTTGAGTACAACAGATGCTAAAGGAAATACGATATCCTACTCTTATGATGCTGTAGGAAAATTGACTTCAACCACGGATCCACTAGGAAATACGGTTGCAATAGAGTATGATCCTAATGGTAATCCTGTGCAAATTACTGATACACTAGGTAATCTTGTTAGTCAGACAAAATATGACTCTACTGATCTTGTTACATCTGTTTCAAATGCTCTTGGTAATAAAATTCATAAAGTCTATGACTCTCTCGGTAATGTTATAGAAGTATCAAATCCAAAGGGGAATATTACAACTTTGGACTATACTTCTTCAGGCCAGTTAATGTCATCTACTAATGCGCAAAATGCAGTTAGTAGTTATGAATACGATCCAGATGGAAATGTGACAGCAATTAATGGACCATCGGATAGTTCAACCGAATATAGTTATGATACAGCAGGCAGATTAGTTACTGAAACAACAACTTCAAGTGGCGTTATAACTTATGAGTATAACTCTTTAAATTTATTAGAAAAGATGACGAACGCACGTGGGCAAATAAGGGATTATAGTTATGATACAGCAGGCAGAATTAAGAGTTATACAGATGCCAAAGGTGTTACGAATTTTACTTATGATAAAAATGGAAATATTCTAACTGAGACTGACGATCAGGGAACAATTACAAGAGAATATGACCTCCACAATAGAGTAACTAAATACACTGATGTATTCGGAAATGTAATTCAATATGTTTATGATGAAGTAGGAAATCTTTCATCACTAATCTACCCTGATGGTAAGACAGTTCAATATGTTTAG
- a CDS encoding tyrosine-type recombinase/integrase — protein MLYSYRKHRGFIFASSEYHPGYPIYVKKVLLRMKRILKRAGLNEKLTPHSLRHTQTSLLAEAKVSLEQIMDRLGHSDDHTTKNIYLHVTKELKKDASQKFGLLMKSLQK, from the coding sequence ATACTATATTCTTACAGAAAGCATCGAGGGTTCATTTTTGCTTCTAGTGAATATCATCCTGGCTACCCAATCTATGTAAAAAAGGTACTATTACGCATGAAAAGAATATTGAAGCGTGCTGGCTTAAATGAAAAGCTAACTCCACACTCTTTACGTCATACACAGACTTCTTTACTTGCAGAAGCAAAAGTTAGCTTAGAACAGATCATGGACCGCTTAGGGCACTCGGACGATCATACTACCAAAAATATCTACTTACATGTCACAAAAGAATTGAAAAAAGATGCTTCGCAGAAATTTGGCCTCTTAATGAAAAGTTTACAAAAGTAA
- a CDS encoding helix-turn-helix transcriptional regulator, translating to MAKKSSDEITNLVYEYRVLKRLTQQDLAKAVGVSRQTIQVMEKNKYTPSLLFAFKLAEFFEADINEIFKYKNGGYDD from the coding sequence ATGGCTAAAAAATCAAGTGATGAAATAACAAATTTAGTTTATGAATACAGGGTCTTAAAACGTTTAACACAACAGGATTTAGCAAAAGCAGTCGGAGTTTCAAGACAGACCATTCAGGTTATGGAAAAAAACAAATATACCCCGTCTTTGCTTTTTGCATTCAAGTTAGCTGAATTTTTTGAAGCCGACATTAATGAAATCTTTAAATATAAAAATGGAGGGTATGATGATTGA
- a CDS encoding RHS repeat-associated core domain-containing protein: MTDWEGRRTTYDYDENGNLVNTKRPDSSELIQSFNKAGMLTEMVDVDSDSNIINKYTFTYDSNGQIISEVATSNAKTTELSYDELGRLIKKMELDLKGNLLNSYTYTYDDAGNITLSESSIDSKTMTYDNQNRVISFNGNNILYDEDGNMISGPIEIKDTSFSYDSGNRLVQLGSTNYEYDADDHRISETTDGVTTEYVYDDESNDLSQLLVKTDSDGNSDFYVYGLNLIGEETTDGTYNIYHFDYRGSTTAITDQQGGITDTFEYDSYGKLLNHNGSSQTAFLYNGRDGVISDKTGLYYMRARYYSPELMRFINADTVKGEITNSITLNRYAYANGNPVLNVDPEGEFITVAIGAAIGGIVGGSANLINQVATEGWSDVSWGEVAINTGSGALSGAVAGTGVGLAGAIVANEAISVANYAATQHVNNDSLSWQGLGTTLVWGGFGAAKGGSGILHGETGRIIRNWQGTALKAKLINVQSVEIYAKLSIKNKLIQEGKLATRNTIEGTALNSIGTYATNKAFEYSTSGTAK; this comes from the coding sequence GTGACAGATTGGGAAGGAAGACGTACGACTTACGATTACGATGAAAATGGGAATTTAGTAAATACAAAAAGACCAGACTCAAGTGAACTTATTCAGTCCTTTAATAAGGCTGGAATGCTCACTGAAATGGTCGATGTTGATTCCGATAGTAATATTATTAATAAATATACCTTTACTTATGATAGTAATGGTCAAATTATAAGTGAAGTAGCGACAAGTAATGCAAAGACAACTGAGTTAAGCTATGATGAACTAGGAAGACTTATAAAAAAAATGGAACTTGATTTAAAGGGGAATCTGCTTAATAGTTATACTTATACGTATGATGATGCTGGAAATATTACATTAAGTGAATCTTCAATCGATAGTAAGACTATGACATATGATAATCAAAACAGAGTTATATCGTTTAATGGTAATAATATTCTGTATGATGAAGATGGAAATATGATAAGTGGCCCTATAGAAATCAAAGATACCAGTTTTTCTTATGACTCGGGAAATAGACTCGTACAATTAGGAAGTACAAATTATGAATATGATGCAGATGATCATCGCATTTCAGAAACAACAGATGGAGTAACTACTGAATATGTATATGATGATGAATCGAATGATCTTAGTCAACTTCTAGTCAAAACAGACTCAGATGGAAATAGTGATTTTTATGTTTATGGTCTTAATCTTATAGGGGAAGAGACTACGGATGGGACCTATAATATCTATCACTTTGATTACCGTGGAAGCACAACAGCAATTACAGATCAGCAAGGTGGAATTACTGATACTTTTGAATATGATTCATATGGCAAACTTCTAAATCATAATGGTTCAAGTCAAACAGCATTTCTTTATAACGGTCGCGATGGAGTTATATCTGATAAAACTGGTCTTTATTATATGCGTGCAAGATATTACTCTCCAGAACTAATGCGATTTATAAATGCCGATACTGTTAAGGGAGAAATAACTAATAGTATAACGTTAAACCGCTACGCATACGCAAATGGAAACCCTGTTTTAAATGTTGATCCAGAAGGTGAGTTTATAACTGTTGCTATTGGAGCAGCTATTGGTGGCATAGTAGGGGGAAGTGCCAACTTAATTAATCAAGTTGCAACAGAGGGATGGAGTGACGTTAGTTGGGGAGAAGTTGCCATAAATACAGGTTCAGGTGCTTTATCCGGCGCTGTTGCTGGTACCGGTGTCGGTCTTGCTGGTGCGATTGTTGCAAATGAAGCAATCAGTGTTGCAAATTATGCTGCCACTCAACACGTGAATAACGACTCTTTATCTTGGCAAGGTTTAGGAACAACCCTAGTATGGGGTGGATTTGGAGCAGCTAAAGGAGGTAGTGGAATATTGCATGGTGAAACTGGTAGAATAATAAGAAATTGGCAAGGTACAGCACTAAAAGCTAAATTGATAAATGTGCAAAGCGTTGAGATTTATGCAAAGCTATCGATTAAAAACAAGCTTATTCAAGAAGGTAAATTAGCTACTAGAAACACAATAGAAGGAACGGCATTAAATAGTATTGGAACATATGCTACTAACAAAGCATTTGAATATAGTACATCAGGAACAGCAAAATAG
- a CDS encoding ABC transporter ATP-binding protein, translating to MELVSVSKKYGKQMVLKEIDLELRKGVITGLIGKNGAGKTTIMKILCENIKNFEGSLNMDNHEEVGYLIEHPKAYKHKSGWYNLTYFSRIFTIEYDPEYVDFLIEALGMKNYIRKKVKNYSMGMKQRLGIAISMLSKPNYLILDEPTNGMDPDGSIEVLKTLKQLSEKYQIGVLISSHKLEDVEMISDEVVFIDHGNIKKKFETGDLAKSGVIKIGLQPEETEQAYAIISGLTEVARIEEEQIVVPFSSDLSQIIKELSKQEIYPINITKNPHSLKDYYFQMTQSGEVAQ from the coding sequence ATGGAGCTGGTAAGTGTAAGCAAGAAGTATGGAAAACAGATGGTGCTTAAGGAGATTGATTTAGAGTTAAGAAAGGGCGTTATTACGGGACTCATTGGTAAAAATGGTGCAGGAAAGACCACGATAATGAAGATTTTATGTGAAAACATTAAAAATTTTGAAGGATCCTTGAATATGGATAATCATGAGGAAGTAGGATATTTAATCGAGCATCCAAAAGCTTATAAACATAAAAGCGGATGGTATAATTTAACGTATTTTTCCCGTATTTTCACTATTGAGTATGATCCAGAGTATGTTGATTTTCTGATTGAAGCGCTTGGAATGAAGAATTACATCCGAAAGAAAGTTAAAAATTACTCCATGGGAATGAAGCAGCGCTTAGGGATCGCCATTTCAATGCTTAGTAAACCGAATTATTTAATTTTAGATGAGCCGACAAATGGAATGGATCCGGACGGTTCGATTGAAGTACTGAAGACTCTTAAGCAGCTCAGTGAGAAGTATCAGATCGGAGTATTGATCTCCAGTCATAAATTAGAGGATGTGGAAATGATAAGTGATGAGGTTGTGTTTATTGATCATGGAAATATTAAGAAGAAATTTGAGACTGGAGACTTGGCCAAGTCGGGAGTGATCAAGATTGGATTGCAACCTGAGGAAACCGAACAGGCATATGCGATTATCAGTGGTTTAACAGAAGTGGCCAGAATAGAAGAAGAGCAAATCGTTGTCCCGTTTTCCAGTGATCTTTCTCAAATTATAAAAGAATTATCGAAACAGGAAATCTATCCAATTAACATTACAAAGAATCCCCATTCATTGAAGGATTATTATTTCCAAATGACTCAATCAGGGGAGGTAGCACAATGA
- the lanM gene encoding type 2 lanthipeptide synthetase LanM, protein MKSTAMRNSPFIRKLKVTSITQMNLQSRIFFYNMGFISSIFYFMASTDMHFENVIVDGQKPFFIDLETISDLTDFETASERNDLFLTLSNSVFQSMIYPFEMTDNYLNISALTGEQGEVTNFHYKNTVPTINPNGELDFSEVNPALERQKNEIFLDDQKQLPSMYLEVITRGFADFCKQVLDKPEETYERLIHVMKGFPIRQIIRPTHVYAKYLNIGTEPYYLRNEKNFSELFQHLGNSTSEIIYEEETKHLKNGDIPFFYTYADSKDLYSGGELLSSNYFSRTIKDNIWDRISSFTKEKLDQEISHISSSLFIHHYNYVKEHAESERTKSIKHQDPIQYVEEFMRKFKQVNESYSALLPSFSGEKMIISPVTPSIFDYGGNILLAVYFREEVGLELDNLKRIFATMKKWNTFTYEELSGFNGVSGYLYLLYTTYKMTGESYFYNQLLQEIDHVLAKDTKEAKNLDYFTGISGSISILSEIYADMEESLQKVRLLDFLTFYTHYLKKNLQQMHDSDSRIGLSHGYSGVIIALSRFDRSTESNENQPLIQELIAIEESYYLVEQNNYLDLRDQTAGKYYLCYGLVGILFSRLELYGNGYIYLKEEIQARALRLLNDLKNETINLNEYSYCICHGIGGFIELFQEIERLELIGTEKLAPVYDLLFKQLKLKQKNGVGNTLHYDSFMLGAGGPVYNHLRKMYDFPSFIGLKTTFSNRTLNLS, encoded by the coding sequence ATGAAATCTACAGCTATGAGGAATTCTCCATTCATCAGGAAATTAAAAGTCACCAGTATCACACAGATGAATCTACAATCTCGAATTTTTTTTTATAACATGGGCTTTATTTCCTCGATTTTCTATTTTATGGCTTCGACAGATATGCACTTCGAAAATGTCATAGTAGATGGTCAGAAGCCATTCTTTATTGATTTAGAAACCATTTCAGATCTAACAGATTTCGAAACCGCTTCTGAGCGAAACGATTTATTTTTAACTCTTTCTAATTCTGTTTTCCAAAGTATGATTTATCCGTTTGAAATGACCGATAACTATTTAAATATATCTGCCCTTACAGGCGAACAAGGGGAGGTAACGAATTTTCACTACAAGAACACGGTTCCGACGATCAATCCAAATGGAGAACTGGATTTTTCAGAGGTCAATCCAGCACTTGAAAGACAAAAGAATGAAATTTTTTTAGATGATCAGAAACAGTTGCCAAGCATGTATTTAGAAGTGATTACAAGAGGATTCGCAGATTTTTGTAAACAAGTGTTAGATAAGCCAGAAGAAACTTACGAGCGGTTGATCCATGTTATGAAAGGCTTCCCAATCCGCCAAATAATCCGCCCAACTCACGTCTATGCCAAATATTTGAACATCGGCACAGAACCCTATTACTTAAGAAATGAGAAGAATTTTTCCGAGCTGTTTCAGCATTTAGGAAATTCTACATCTGAAATCATTTATGAGGAGGAAACCAAGCACTTAAAAAATGGCGACATCCCGTTTTTTTACACATATGCCGATAGTAAAGATCTCTACTCAGGAGGGGAGCTTTTATCGTCCAATTATTTCTCCAGAACCATTAAGGACAATATTTGGGATCGTATATCCTCTTTTACTAAGGAGAAATTGGATCAGGAGATCAGCCATATCTCAAGCTCCCTCTTTATCCACCATTACAACTATGTGAAAGAGCATGCTGAATCCGAACGAACAAAATCCATTAAACATCAGGACCCAATCCAGTATGTAGAAGAGTTCATGAGGAAATTCAAACAAGTGAATGAATCCTACTCTGCTTTGCTGCCTTCGTTCTCTGGTGAAAAAATGATTATTTCCCCTGTTACACCTTCGATTTTTGATTATGGAGGAAATATACTGCTAGCCGTCTATTTCCGTGAAGAAGTCGGACTTGAATTGGATAATCTAAAGAGAATATTTGCGACCATGAAGAAATGGAATACTTTTACATATGAGGAACTATCCGGGTTCAACGGCGTAAGCGGCTATCTTTACCTGCTCTACACTACTTACAAAATGACGGGTGAATCCTATTTTTACAATCAGTTGCTTCAAGAAATCGATCATGTCTTAGCAAAGGACACCAAAGAAGCAAAGAACCTTGATTACTTTACAGGCATATCCGGTTCGATCTCAATTCTTTCTGAGATATACGCTGATATGGAAGAAAGTCTTCAGAAGGTGAGGCTATTGGATTTTTTGACCTTTTATACCCACTATTTGAAAAAAAACCTGCAGCAAATGCATGATTCTGATTCCAGGATCGGCTTGTCCCACGGGTACAGCGGAGTCATCATCGCTCTTTCCCGATTTGATCGATCAACCGAATCGAATGAGAACCAACCCCTTATTCAGGAACTAATAGCCATCGAGGAAAGCTATTATCTTGTTGAGCAGAATAATTATTTGGATTTAAGAGATCAAACTGCAGGTAAATATTACTTATGTTACGGCCTTGTCGGGATCCTCTTTTCTCGACTCGAGCTTTATGGAAATGGTTATATCTATTTAAAAGAAGAAATTCAGGCGAGAGCCTTACGGCTCCTAAATGATTTGAAGAACGAGACAATAAATCTCAATGAGTACAGCTATTGCATCTGTCATGGCATCGGTGGGTTTATCGAACTGTTTCAGGAAATAGAACGCCTGGAATTGATTGGAACCGAAAAACTCGCTCCCGTCTATGATTTGTTGTTCAAGCAGCTTAAGTTGAAACAGAAGAACGGTGTCGGTAATACATTACATTATGACAGCTTCATGCTTGGGGCAGGTGGACCTGTCTATAACCATCTTAGAAAAATGTATGATTTTCCGTCTTTTATTGGACTGAAGACTACTTTTAGTAATCGTACCTTAAACCTGTCGTGA